From Anastrepha obliqua isolate idAnaObli1 chromosome 3, idAnaObli1_1.0, whole genome shotgun sequence:
TCAGGTttgttatatacaaatattttgtctTTCATTCTTTACTTTGCATATTGCTTTTGATCAGGAATTCTACAGTGGCTCTCACTCACCATTATCTTTGCATCGCCTATTGCATTTGATCTGGAATCATGCAAAACATTTGGCCGGCTATGAACAACAAGACGCGCACGAATTTTTCATTGCCACGCTGGACGTGTTACATCGCCACTGCATTAAAGCAAAAACAGAGTGTGAAAGTGCCAATAAGCAGAACAATGCCACATCGTCTGGTGGTAGTGGTACGGGTGGTGCAGGTGGCGGAAATCAGCATGTGAATAGTAATGCAAACTTGAATAGCAACTGCCCGACGCAGTGTAACTGCATAATAGATCAAATATTTACTGGTATGCTGCAGAGTGATGTGGTGTGTCAAGCGTGTAAAGGTGTTTCAACCACAATTGATCCGTTTTGGGATATATCATTAGATTTGGGCGAGACGGCTCATGGTGGCGCCACGCCAAAGACGCTAATCGATTGTTTGGAGCGTTACACACGCGCTGAACACCTCGGCGAATTTGAGAAAATCAAATGTTCCACCTGCAAATCATACCAGGAATCAACGAAACAATTTAGCCTGCGCACACTGCCCAGCGTAGCGAGCTTCCATTTGAAGCGTTTCGAGCATTCATTGATCGGCAAGAAAGTCTCCACGTTCATCTCATTCCCCGTTGAATTTGATATGACACCATTCATGTCTGAGAAAAATAATGCTTATGGAGATTTTCGTTATTCACTGTATGCTGTAGTCAATCACGTGGGCACCATCGATACGGGCCACTTTATTGCCTATGTGCGACACCACAAGGATACATGGGTTAAGTGTGATGATCACATTATCACCACGGCGACGTTGAAACAGGTGCTGGACAGTGAagggtatgtacatacataagtgtaaCCTACATGAATAATATAAAAGACAATTCGTGTTAAATGTCAATGTGCAGATGTGTGTTTGTAATTTGTAACTAcagttttttaaacttaatattCAAATGTTCAACAGAGATTTGTGTTGCTTAAAACTCTTATCGTAAACAACCTcaaatgttaatttttctttcctttcgTTTTCAACTTTTAATCTGTTTTGctctttccattttttctttcagcTATTTACTATTTTACCACAAGAACATTTTGGAATATGAATAGACTGgttaaacataaataataataatattaattataaaatacaacaacaaactaCTACTCTTAGTACTACATACGACAACAAGaagaatacaaatacaaaagcgTACCACATCAAACAACTAcatttacaaatacaaacaaataattaagcTATTATTAATAAATGCCGTAAACAAACAGCTGAAGGTGGCCAGCGAAGAAGCAGAGCAGCAAACAGTAAGCATTGCTAAGGCAATGCGatctatacatacatagcaAAGCAGACACCACTAACAAAAGGCCGAGGAGAAGAGATAGAAGCAAAAGAATTTGTGCAACTCTAGCTGATCACGGATCATGTGTTCGCACTGTGAAGCGTTGGTGGGATGTATGACTCGGTGGTGGCGCAAGTGAAAACGCCACCGCTTAACAGCCTAAAGCACTTACAATTTCCCGCAGTAGCAGCCGTGCTAATAGTAATGAAAGCAGCAGTAAATACACCTCTAATGCTAAATATGGtttaacaaaagaaaacaaaaatagtatataaaatatatctaaataatttttatttattctaaaaaaaaaaaaatgaaagaaaacagaaacgaaaaacaaaaaagtactcGTTACCCGCTTTTATGgcgattttatttactttctttctTCCGTAACTGTTTGTCGAtggttttatttctcttttaatattAGCTTCATGCAGCATTTTTTCTTAACGCGTTTCTGAATTAACAAATCTCTAttgtttttagctttttttttatttcatttcccattagttttcttttttttcgttgtgCTGGCCAACGTTTTCCACTCTTTTTCGCGTATTTTGTCTGGTGTGCATAAGCAGCTAATTATGCTATCTTCGCCCTTTATTACTGCGCACTCTACGCCGGTCTTTCACGGCCGACGTTTATCGCATAGTTGGCAGCGCTCGGGTAAATTGACTGGATGCGTCAGTGGGCAACGGCCGCTGACATTAGATGCGTGCGAGTGGCACTACATCGGATgtgatgaacatttttaatgtcaatcctaattttgcaatttaaaaaaaaatgaatttgctaaatttttaataattaaaaataatcatcaagttttaaattcatattggctcataacaaaacaatttaatcgACCGCTCTTCACCTTCTGCATTAAACTATGCGTTTCTAATGCAATAATTGAACTGTTTCTATATATTCATCCAAATGCAAAAGCTGATAAAGTCAAATAAGTTGTTTTGTCGAAATTCCACATATACGTGTTCGTATATATTATGTGCTTCCATTTGTAAACAATTTCATATCGCTACTTAAAAATAGCCGTCATGCTGCACACatttatacaacaacaaaaaagtgcaGTTCAAATAAGGTTTAGTTAGTGATGCCAATTGCTGCCGAGCTTAGTCACCAACATTCTActtcacttttgtttttgtttgttaacgtgttttatattttgttttgccttTATTTTTCCTTCATGTTTATCTatgtgtacatacgtatgtatgtatattaacaaTTCGTAGTGATTGTAACATTCACAAATgtgtaaattgaaattaatgatTATTTTTCCTCTAAGCAACAGGCAACCATgtgaaagagaaaatatttataaaattcttcaaatgaaattaaacaaaaagaaaaaaggaaattaaaaaaaaaatttaatacgctTGCGCACCTTCTTATATTCCAGCGCACAAGCTAACACGGGCTCGTCCGGGAATTGAACCCGGGACCTCTCGCACCCGAAGCGAGAATCATACCTCTAGACCAACGAGCCATGTTATCGTTTTGCgctaataagtaataagagtgCAATGTGTTCGTGGTTGTTTTTTCTCTATTCACCATGATGGGTGGTTAATCGTTGTAGTGAGTATGGTGACTTTCAAATGCGCAGTGCTGTATTTTTGTGTATGACTGAAATTAgttccaaaaaatgtataatgcaTTTGATCAACTGAATTGTAgtaaattcttttaataaatgATTTTACAAATGCACATGAACGCAGTTATAATAATACATAacgtaattaaatatttgtttattataaatttcaagGACGATACTAAATATGTGTACATGTTTCAGCGTTCCCTTATCAGCAGAGTTTTTAATGATTCAGTTGGAATACCTTACAGTTCATTGTATTTGTACAGAGAGGGGCAAAAAATTCAGGcgtagtattttttatttttttattgcaactgaaatatattttaccaaCTTTATTATAGTCATCTAAAGTGGAATtgatatttcgtttttttctggaattgatatttctttttaagaaaGTAAATTGGGACATTTTGAAATCAACTTATTTTGCGTGTTTaggtatttactttaaaaattgtttacgaacaaaaaacacaaagaacAACTTAatctgaaagaaaaaatatacagagCTTGCCTAATGGAGATAAGTTATATGTAGATATTgaccaaatatttaataaatcgagtccatttttattatttatggagtaataaagctttttaaaatgaaaaagattTCAAGCTCAGTCACATAATAGTGAGTGGAAGGAGCgacaagaaatattaaaaaagaaaaaaacaaagttatttCAACAGCAGTGTGTGAGGTGTAAAGTAAGGTACAGACGACAAATATGTCTGCTATCGTTTGACACAGACGGCGACTGGCtccaggcccgacgagagggggggcatcgggtactttttcccccgggcccggagttctcagaggggcccggactcgaaattatacgtatttatatgaattagacattattggaaagggcccgcatttgcaattttcccccggggcccggatatgctctctacggccctgactGGCTCATATGTGATTTCGTGCCCATAGCATAAAGATGGATAGCAAAAACCCGGATGATGAGATTGCTGTTTGTTATTTATGttcaaaaggaaaaagaaagcaaaacgTTGAAAAATATGGgtgaaatattgacaaatagaagaagaaagGGTAAAGGTAAAGtgtaaagaaataattaatcCTTGaattagtttgtttatttttaacctcacaaatcacaatattaccaaggcATTTAcggaattttcacaaacatgttatttctcttaattttgtttgttttgtattggaaagggAGTTGAGGCCAGACTAGtcgaaatcgcgaaaaataaagtaactgtttttggCAAGGCGCCACCTAT
This genomic window contains:
- the LOC129241322 gene encoding ubiquitin carboxyl-terminal hydrolase nonstop — protein: MAETGCKHFQAYVKEQSLDTFRIIDAYFSACVNKDAREKKALSCCCFECGSYGLQVYACLHCIYFGCRGAHIATHLRAKKHAIALELSHGTLYCNSCRDFIYDSRCREIAMVNRRLEAKDLSKSLSWQPWIPTPKETNLLLANPRRRHVRANETIGLRGLINLGSTCFMNCIVQALIHTPLLSDYFLSERHECNAKSSLKCLVCEVSRLFQEFYSGSHSPLSLHRLLHLIWNHAKHLAGYEQQDAHEFFIATLDVLHRHCIKAKTECESANKQNNATSSGGSGTGGAGGGNQHVNSNANLNSNCPTQCNCIIDQIFTGMLQSDVVCQACKGVSTTIDPFWDISLDLGETAHGGATPKTLIDCLERYTRAEHLGEFEKIKCSTCKSYQESTKQFSLRTLPSVASFHLKRFEHSLIGKKVSTFISFPVEFDMTPFMSEKNNAYGDFRYSLYAVVNHVGTIDTGHFIAYVRHHKDTWVKCDDHIITTATLKQVLDSEGYLLFYHKNILEYE